The following nucleotide sequence is from Kwoniella shandongensis chromosome 9, complete sequence.
ATCTTGCTTTTGGAGaacatcaacctcgatgCGGCACAGTTCTTGAAGAACCAGGGGTACGAGGTAAGTCTGCTGCATGACTGGTTGTcagagaaagggagattTCTGACCTGGGACACAGGTAGAACACGTTACCAAAGCGTACTCTGAAGAAGAGCTCATCTCCAAACTGCCAAACTACCACGCCATCGGTATCAGGTCGAAGACCAAGATCACTCAAAAGGTCATCGACGCCAACCCtcaagtgagttgtttgCTAGGAAGCCTGACTCTATACAGCATAGCTGACAATCGGCATAGCTCCGAGTCATCGGTTGTTTCTGTATCGGTACCAACCAAGTCGATTTGGACTACGCTGCCAAACGTGGTATTGCCGTTTTCAACTCCCCCTACGCCAACTCTCGATCCGTTGCCGAGCTGGTCATCTCCGAGATCATTGCTCTTTCTCGACAATACGTTGACCGAACGCACGAGATGCGAGCCGGTATCTGGAACAAGCTTTCCAAGAACTGTTGGGAAGTGCGAGGAAAGACACTCGGTATCGTCGGTTACGGTCATATCGGTTCTCAATTGTCCGTGTTGGCCGAAGCGTTCGGTATGACCGTCATCTACTACGACGTCATCCCCATCATGCCTCTTGGTACTGCTCGACAAGTTGAGAACCTCAGCGACTTGCTTTCTCGAGCAGACTTTGTCACCCTTCACGTCCCCGAGATTCCTGATACGATCGGTATGATGGGTGAGGCCCAATTTGCTCAGATGAAGGTCGGAtcgttcttcatcaacaacgCTCGTGGACGAGTCGTCGATCTCCCTGCTCTTGCCACAGCGCTCGAGTCCAAGCATCTTGCCGGTGCAGCCGTCGATGTGTTCCCCAAGGAACCTGGAGCCAACGGACCTGGATTCAACGAGACTCTCGGCGATTTCATCCCTCGACTCCGAAACGTCTCtaacctcatcctcacccctCACATCGGTGGATCTACCGAGGAAGCCCAACGAGCTATTGGTTCCGAGGTTTCAACTGCTTTGGCCAGATATCT
It contains:
- a CDS encoding phosphoglycerate dehydrogenase encodes the protein MSAAIPVPARQRTASVSASEPPSSIPIPANTRGVPQSSFGAQSPGAAGTSPRTFSTGFSTSPSAGPLRTGSIGSAFHGIARQLTAFLPPNYTLAEEPEDQEKRQGKTKILLLENINLDAAQFLKNQGYEVEHVTKAYSEEELISKLPNYHAIGIRSKTKITQKVIDANPQLRVIGCFCIGTNQVDLDYAAKRGIAVFNSPYANSRSVAELVISEIIALSRQYVDRTHEMRAGIWNKLSKNCWEVRGKTLGIVGYGHIGSQLSVLAEAFGMTVIYYDVIPIMPLGTARQVENLSDLLSRADFVTLHVPEIPDTIGMMGEAQFAQMKVGSFFINNARGRVVDLPALATALESKHLAGAAVDVFPKEPGANGPGFNETLGDFIPRLRNVSNLILTPHIGGSTEEAQRAIGSEVSTALARYLNYGTSLGAVNFPEVDLRAITTADERHIRVCHVHRNEPGVLKVINNILADHNIEKQYSDSKGEIAYLMADISGVGEEEVVGIYNAIKNTRANILTRLLCE